One window of the Chryseotalea sp. WA131a genome contains the following:
- a CDS encoding transposase: MKNRTRGLFDEQFRLNKMGKQNDPLIKLQAQIDFEIFRTPLKTHFEFGKDRSQGGRPSFDYLMMFKILILQRLGLNISDTVPDAKTIWNFTLG; the protein is encoded by the coding sequence ATGAAGAACAGAACGAGAGGATTATTCGATGAGCAGTTTCGGTTGAATAAAATGGGCAAGCAAAACGATCCGCTGATAAAATTGCAAGCTCAGATAGACTTTGAGATTTTCCGCACACCACTGAAGACACATTTTGAATTTGGAAAAGACCGAAGCCAAGGCGGTCGGCCTTCGTTTGATTATTTGATGATGTTCAAGATATTGATTTTGCAGCGCTTAGGGTTGAACATTTCCGATACCGTGCCCGATGCCAAAACGATCTGGAACTTTACTCTTGGGTGA
- a CDS encoding glycosyltransferase, translating to MKLSVCIFTFNHAAFIAQAIESVLKQQANFEFEVIIGEDCSTDRTRDIVESFQAKYPDKVRAFLNPKNLGVMPNNVYILGQARGEYIALLDGDDYWLGTEKLQHQVDFLDANPDFVLCFHDAKVLGLNGQIGPQTCCGDKQKKVVSLSDIVCDTHIPTGSVVFRRSALKKFPPPNYCSLKATDRPLFLFLSEFGRSYYFNETWSVYRKHPNGDWTGRPYQSQYLTHLQIYTFMNKHLKRKHESAFCSCETRVAYELAFELLKHGRVKRARYAFRRFLRASKGLTPFNLGVLYKTLKFYNLMFRHWITSTQAVVTRNIASKASV from the coding sequence GTGAAATTAAGCGTTTGTATTTTCACTTTTAATCATGCGGCATTTATCGCACAAGCCATCGAAAGTGTCTTAAAACAACAGGCCAATTTTGAATTCGAGGTTATAATCGGTGAAGACTGTTCAACTGACAGGACGAGAGACATCGTCGAATCCTTTCAGGCAAAGTATCCTGACAAGGTTCGGGCGTTTTTGAACCCGAAGAACCTTGGCGTCATGCCAAATAATGTTTACATACTGGGTCAGGCTCGCGGGGAATACATTGCATTGTTGGATGGCGACGATTACTGGTTGGGCACTGAAAAACTCCAACACCAAGTTGATTTTCTCGATGCGAACCCCGATTTCGTTCTTTGTTTCCATGATGCTAAAGTGTTGGGGTTGAACGGACAGATCGGGCCCCAAACGTGCTGCGGTGACAAGCAAAAGAAAGTTGTTTCTCTATCCGATATTGTGTGTGACACACATATTCCCACGGGGAGCGTCGTCTTCAGGCGCAGTGCATTAAAGAAGTTTCCGCCGCCCAACTATTGCTCGTTGAAAGCGACAGACAGGCCCTTGTTCCTTTTTTTGTCGGAGTTTGGCCGTTCCTACTACTTCAACGAAACATGGTCGGTGTATCGGAAACATCCCAACGGAGATTGGACGGGCAGACCTTATCAAAGTCAGTACCTTACACACCTGCAGATATACACATTTATGAACAAGCATCTTAAACGGAAACATGAGAGTGCCTTCTGCAGTTGCGAGACCCGGGTTGCTTACGAACTGGCGTTTGAATTGTTAAAACACGGCCGTGTGAAAAGAGCAAGATATGCGTTCAGGCGGTTTCTACGTGCGAGCAAGGGATTGACTCCTTTTAACCTCGGCGTTCTTTACAAGACCTTGAAGTTCTACAACTTGATGTTCAGGCACTGGATAACTTCCACACAGGCTGTCGTCACTCGCAATATTGCCTCCAAAGCTTCTGTGTGA
- a CDS encoding 4'-phosphopantetheinyl transferase superfamily protein gives MVYVYYSRISKRNHSLLVEEHLPHFPLDFQNRLHRFKRWEDLQLSLLGRLLLERGIRELAGNTSNNFVEYTPYNKPRFSTNDSIKFNISHSGEIATCAITHHHEIGIDIESIRPIILDDLENSMSKREWEQIRASDNVLKMFYSFWTRKEAVVKAYGEGLSIPLTSFEVTGKEISYGNKTFTATNVNIAAGYMCSLALQYPPGSVVPPVAIRNVQFD, from the coding sequence ATGGTCTACGTCTATTACTCAAGAATTTCGAAGCGAAATCACTCGTTACTCGTCGAAGAGCATTTGCCCCATTTTCCATTAGATTTTCAGAACCGATTGCACAGATTCAAACGATGGGAAGATTTACAATTATCGTTGCTGGGCAGGCTTTTGCTTGAACGTGGGATCAGGGAACTTGCAGGAAACACATCAAATAATTTCGTTGAATACACTCCTTATAACAAGCCGCGCTTTTCGACCAATGACAGTATTAAGTTTAATATCTCTCATTCCGGAGAAATAGCCACGTGCGCCATCACACATCATCATGAAATCGGTATCGATATCGAGTCGATACGCCCCATAATTCTTGATGACCTAGAGAACTCAATGAGTAAAAGGGAATGGGAACAGATCCGTGCGTCGGACAATGTGCTAAAAATGTTCTATTCGTTTTGGACGAGGAAGGAAGCAGTAGTCAAAGCTTATGGCGAGGGCCTGTCTATTCCCCTTACATCGTTTGAGGTCACAGGGAAGGAGATTTCCTACGGGAATAAAACTTTCACAGCCACCAACGTGAATATAGCAGCCGGATATATGTGCAGCCTGGCGCTGCAGTATCCTCCGGGGTCTGTTGTTCCGCCGGTCGCAATACGTAACGTACAGTTTGATTGA
- a CDS encoding MBL fold metallo-hydrolase yields MEREVYLKPNVVFEPLVNQWYAWSHLISPATLALNIQRRHFTIMQSYIDNPEIHRNAASNPKMKGGPFMDFKENSVDRVTALLQKTLEENTDLLQLADAIQELDALLRNQNKGVGLDEIYQKVPTILRGLVELYYDRNHHADFRFFEPLLYQSDFYKAKSQGVALWLTENDERPFVLSTPRFEDHNSVYLDLAFNRPEIDLLAKMKWHPSSYDRIQQVLGIKTEQKDIFQTFFTDEPPRPYNRYTGDKVRMRYMGHACILIETREVSILLDPLLSYYGYLNGLDRFSDMDLPPVIDYVVITHNHQDHILFETLLPIRHKIGKVIVPRTYGGKLEDPNLKLMLNSIGFNNVVEVGEMDLLQFDDISVQALPFTGEHCDLDILTKACYFIKIGNFKLLFFADSKATIPEMYERVHSLTGDVDVMFLGMECDGAPLSWLYGPLLTQKLTRVQDQSRRLAGSNCKEGIKLVNIFNPKEVYVYAMGLEPWLEFITTARNADDANPIVQSNQLIRECREMGLVSERLYGEKEILYDKNIVPGEGVLMV; encoded by the coding sequence TGAAACCGAATGTTGTCTTCGAGCCACTCGTTAATCAGTGGTATGCGTGGTCACACCTCATTTCTCCCGCCACCCTGGCACTCAATATTCAAAGACGGCATTTTACGATTATGCAATCATATATTGATAATCCGGAAATTCACCGCAATGCTGCAAGTAATCCGAAAATGAAGGGCGGGCCATTCATGGATTTTAAAGAAAATTCCGTAGACAGGGTTACGGCGTTGCTGCAAAAAACACTCGAGGAGAATACGGACCTATTGCAATTGGCCGATGCCATACAGGAACTTGATGCACTCCTTCGAAATCAAAATAAGGGCGTCGGGTTGGACGAGATTTATCAAAAAGTACCTACGATACTGCGGGGACTGGTTGAATTGTACTACGACAGGAATCATCACGCTGACTTCCGATTCTTTGAACCTCTTTTGTATCAATCCGATTTCTATAAGGCAAAATCTCAAGGTGTCGCCTTATGGCTAACGGAAAACGATGAACGCCCCTTTGTACTGAGCACACCAAGGTTTGAGGACCATAACAGTGTTTACCTTGACCTGGCCTTTAATCGCCCGGAAATAGATCTGCTGGCCAAAATGAAATGGCATCCCAGTTCATATGATCGGATACAGCAAGTCCTGGGGATCAAGACAGAGCAGAAGGATATTTTTCAAACATTCTTTACCGACGAGCCGCCGCGCCCTTATAACCGGTATACAGGGGATAAGGTACGTATGCGGTATATGGGACATGCCTGCATTCTCATTGAAACAAGGGAAGTAAGTATTCTTTTGGATCCGCTCTTGAGTTACTACGGGTATTTAAACGGGCTCGATCGTTTTTCGGACATGGACCTTCCGCCAGTCATTGATTATGTGGTGATCACCCACAATCACCAGGATCACATACTGTTCGAGACGTTGCTACCCATTCGTCATAAAATTGGAAAGGTCATCGTGCCCCGGACCTATGGCGGCAAGCTTGAAGACCCTAACTTGAAATTAATGTTGAATAGCATCGGCTTCAACAATGTGGTAGAAGTGGGAGAAATGGATTTGTTGCAGTTCGACGATATAAGCGTTCAAGCGCTCCCGTTTACCGGGGAACACTGTGATCTCGACATCCTCACAAAGGCCTGTTACTTTATTAAGATTGGAAATTTCAAGTTGTTGTTTTTTGCGGATTCCAAAGCTACGATACCAGAGATGTACGAACGAGTGCACAGCTTGACAGGCGACGTAGATGTAATGTTCCTCGGAATGGAGTGTGACGGTGCTCCACTTTCGTGGTTGTACGGCCCACTCTTGACGCAGAAACTAACAAGGGTACAGGATCAAAGCAGGCGACTGGCAGGATCGAATTGCAAGGAGGGGATAAAACTCGTTAACATCTTTAACCCGAAAGAGGTTTATGTATATGCAATGGGGCTCGAGCCATGGCTTGAGTTCATAACAACTGCAAGGAATGCCGACGATGCAAACCCTATTGTTCAGTCCAACCAACTTATCAGGGAATGCCGGGAAATGGGACTCGTTTCCGAAAGGCTTTACGGAGAGAAAGAGATCTTATACGACAAGAACATAGTTCCGGGAGAAGGCGTACTCATGGTCTAG